The following coding sequences are from one Motacilla alba alba isolate MOTALB_02 chromosome 4, Motacilla_alba_V1.0_pri, whole genome shotgun sequence window:
- the LOC119700631 gene encoding placenta-specific gene 8 protein-like isoform X2 gives MPTSETPAASSSDGFSFQTTNCLEGPEPVLAMASQTVITVQPQFLAAQQPGEWQTGLLDCCSDCGVCLCGTFCFPCLNCQVAGDMDECCLCGSSVAMRTLYRTKYNIPGSILRDFCSIWWCSPCALCQLKRDINRRRAMGIF, from the exons ATGCCTACTTCAGAAACACCCGCAGCATCTTCCTCTGACGGTTTTTCTTTCCAGACCACAAACTGCCTGGAGGGACCCGAGCCCGTGCTGGCAATGGCCTCTCAAACTGTGATTACAGTCCAACCCCAGTTTTTAGCTGCCCAACAGCCAGGGGAGTGGCAAACAGGGCTGCTGGACTGCTGCTCCGACTGCGGTGTAT GTCTTTGTGGAACGTTCTGCTTCCCCTGCCTGAACTGCCAAGTGGCTGGGGACATGGACGAGTGCTGCCTGTGTGGCTCTAGCGTGGCCATGAGGACCCTCTACCGCACCAAATACAACATCCCA GGCTCCATCCTGCGAGACTTTTGCTCCATCTGGTGGTGCAGCCCATGTGCACTCTGCCAGCTGAAGAGAGACATCAACCGGAGGAGGGCGATGGGCATATTCTG A
- the LOC119700631 gene encoding placenta-specific gene 8 protein-like isoform X1, which translates to MPTSETPAASSSDGFSFQTTNCLEGPEPVLAMASQTVITVQPQFLAAQQPGEWQTGLLDCCSDCGVCLCGTFCFPCLNCQVAGDMDECCLCGSSVAMRTLYRTKYNIPGSILRDFCSIWWCSPCALCQLKRDINRRRAMGIFW; encoded by the exons ATGCCTACTTCAGAAACACCCGCAGCATCTTCCTCTGACGGTTTTTCTTTCCAGACCACAAACTGCCTGGAGGGACCCGAGCCCGTGCTGGCAATGGCCTCTCAAACTGTGATTACAGTCCAACCCCAGTTTTTAGCTGCCCAACAGCCAGGGGAGTGGCAAACAGGGCTGCTGGACTGCTGCTCCGACTGCGGTGTAT GTCTTTGTGGAACGTTCTGCTTCCCCTGCCTGAACTGCCAAGTGGCTGGGGACATGGACGAGTGCTGCCTGTGTGGCTCTAGCGTGGCCATGAGGACCCTCTACCGCACCAAATACAACATCCCA GGCTCCATCCTGCGAGACTTTTGCTCCATCTGGTGGTGCAGCCCATGTGCACTCTGCCAGCTGAAGAGAGACATCAACCGGAGGAGGGCGATGGGCATATTCTGGTAA
- the LOC119700631 gene encoding placenta-specific gene 8 protein-like isoform X3, translated as MASQTVITVQPQFLAAQQPGEWQTGLLDCCSDCGVCLCGTFCFPCLNCQVAGDMDECCLCGSSVAMRTLYRTKYNIPGSILRDFCSIWWCSPCALCQLKRDINRRRAMGIFW; from the exons ATGGCCTCTCAAACTGTGATTACAGTCCAACCCCAGTTTTTAGCTGCCCAACAGCCAGGGGAGTGGCAAACAGGGCTGCTGGACTGCTGCTCCGACTGCGGTGTAT GTCTTTGTGGAACGTTCTGCTTCCCCTGCCTGAACTGCCAAGTGGCTGGGGACATGGACGAGTGCTGCCTGTGTGGCTCTAGCGTGGCCATGAGGACCCTCTACCGCACCAAATACAACATCCCA GGCTCCATCCTGCGAGACTTTTGCTCCATCTGGTGGTGCAGCCCATGTGCACTCTGCCAGCTGAAGAGAGACATCAACCGGAGGAGGGCGATGGGCATATTCTGGTAA